A single window of Methylomarinum sp. Ch1-1 DNA harbors:
- a CDS encoding UDP-glucuronic acid decarboxylase family protein, whose translation MKKILITGGAGFLGSHLCERLLKNGNDILCVDNFFTGSKTNIAHLIGNPFFEMMRHDVTFPLYVEVDEIYNLACPASPVHYQFDPVQTTKTSVHGAINMLGLAKRVKARIFQASTSEVYGDPEVHPQLENYWGRVNPIGPRACYDEGKRCAETLFFDYHRQHNLDIKIARIFNTYGPRMHPNDGRVVSNFIVQALKGEDITIFGDGQQTRSFCYVDDLIEGFVRMMNTECGFTGPINMGNPVEFTMLELAEKVLQLVGGKSKLSFHPLPQDDPKQRQPDIDLAKSKLDWAPKVQLEDGLKETVAYFKKTLG comes from the coding sequence ATGAAAAAAATCCTAATCACCGGCGGTGCCGGTTTTCTTGGTTCGCATCTTTGCGAGCGTTTGCTAAAAAATGGGAATGACATTCTCTGTGTAGATAATTTTTTCACTGGTAGCAAAACCAATATAGCTCATCTTATCGGTAATCCGTTTTTCGAGATGATGCGTCACGACGTGACCTTTCCTCTATACGTCGAAGTCGATGAAATTTACAACTTAGCTTGTCCAGCCAGTCCAGTTCATTATCAGTTTGATCCCGTGCAAACCACCAAGACCAGTGTGCATGGAGCTATTAACATGTTGGGATTGGCCAAACGGGTAAAAGCGAGAATATTTCAGGCATCCACCAGCGAAGTTTATGGCGATCCCGAGGTTCATCCTCAGCTAGAAAACTATTGGGGGCGTGTCAACCCGATTGGTCCGCGCGCGTGTTATGACGAAGGCAAACGGTGTGCGGAAACGTTATTTTTTGATTACCACCGTCAGCACAATTTGGATATCAAGATTGCGCGCATCTTCAACACCTACGGACCACGCATGCATCCTAACGACGGGCGAGTGGTCAGTAACTTTATTGTTCAGGCTCTTAAGGGCGAAGACATCACTATTTTTGGCGATGGTCAACAGACGCGATCATTTTGTTATGTGGATGATTTAATTGAAGGGTTTGTCCGTATGATGAATACAGAATGCGGATTTACGGGACCGATCAACATGGGTAACCCTGTCGAATTCACTATGCTTGAATTAGCAGAAAAAGTACTGCAACTAGTCGGCGGAAAATCCAAACTTTCATTCCACCCGTTACCTCAAGACGATCCTAAGCAACGTCAGCCGGATATTGATCTGGCAAAATCAAAGCTCGACTGGGCGCCAAAAGTGCAATTGGAAGACGGTTTGAAAGAGACAGTTGCTTATTTTAAGAAGACATTAGGCTAA
- a CDS encoding nucleotide-diphospho-sugar transferase — protein sequence MRSAVLFLVFNRPEPTTQVFEAIRQAKPPRLYVAADGPRPDREGEAVRCEEVRRIATDVDWPCEVVTLFREKNLGCKYAVSGAITWFFEQEEEGIILEDDCLPAQSFFGFCDELLKKYKYDKRIGHISGYNHFPNRVFDCDYFYSLFPGIWGWATWADRWKDYNVILSINPNVIDALENRLYDKKMYCYWYKIFNSINDIDTWDYQWCFTLLTQGYLSIRPSKNLVTNIGFGNDATHTKTFDKNIFDNKADDVKYINIKGPRFYVTNKKDDKMFFSKRLDKPLIEKIICKIKNALF from the coding sequence ATGAGAAGCGCCGTATTATTTTTGGTTTTTAACCGTCCGGAACCGACAACACAGGTTTTTGAAGCCATTCGCCAAGCCAAGCCGCCACGTTTATATGTTGCTGCCGATGGTCCGCGCCCCGATAGAGAAGGAGAAGCCGTACGATGTGAAGAAGTCCGTCGGATTGCCACTGATGTTGATTGGCCATGTGAAGTGGTCACATTATTTCGAGAGAAAAACCTCGGGTGTAAATATGCGGTAAGTGGTGCTATTACCTGGTTTTTTGAGCAGGAGGAAGAAGGAATTATTCTGGAGGATGATTGTTTGCCGGCGCAGTCTTTTTTTGGTTTTTGCGATGAGTTACTAAAAAAATATAAATATGATAAAAGAATTGGTCATATTTCTGGATATAACCATTTTCCTAATAGAGTATTTGATTGCGACTATTTTTATAGCCTTTTTCCCGGAATTTGGGGATGGGCTACATGGGCAGATCGATGGAAAGATTATAATGTAATATTAAGTATTAATCCAAATGTCATAGACGCCTTGGAAAACAGGCTATATGATAAAAAAATGTATTGTTATTGGTACAAAATATTTAATTCTATTAATGACATAGATACATGGGATTACCAATGGTGTTTTACGTTGTTAACACAAGGTTATTTATCTATTAGACCCTCTAAAAACTTAGTAACTAACATTGGATTTGGAAATGATGCTACCCATACAAAAACGTTTGACAAAAACATTTTCGATAATAAAGCCGATGACGTTAAATACATAAATATCAAAGGACCTAGGTTTTACGTAACTAATAAAAAAGATGACAAAATGTTTTTTTCAAAAAGACTTGATAAGCCTCTTATAGAAAAAATAATTTGTAAAATAAAAAATGCCTTATTTTGA
- a CDS encoding sulfotransferase family 2 domain-containing protein — MPYFEKHKVFFIHIPKNAGMFVEKQFGIPQEIVTYEQPTDKKCFYRTLKDQYSSLKKGSKLYDLEKKYIYGQFGGSYVFQHASLRDIIEYRILDKEVLDSSLLISVHRNPIDRAISIYKYWGFNRKMNFDEFCKKIIKNPSNVLNRFDQLMHLKPQVSFVKNSGEYEKKIFWLSFENLYEDLLNLISSRKIDIKIENKKTNKSIEKKIEISEFSEEIIKSVYEEDFLYFGYK; from the coding sequence ATGCCTTATTTTGAAAAACATAAAGTTTTCTTTATACATATACCAAAAAATGCAGGGATGTTTGTTGAAAAGCAGTTTGGTATACCTCAAGAAATTGTAACCTATGAACAACCAACAGACAAAAAATGTTTTTACAGAACCTTGAAAGATCAATATAGCTCTTTAAAAAAGGGAAGTAAGTTGTATGATCTTGAAAAAAAATATATTTATGGTCAGTTTGGCGGATCATATGTATTTCAACATGCTTCTTTGAGAGACATAATAGAATATCGCATCCTAGATAAAGAAGTTTTAGATAGTTCCTTATTGATATCAGTCCATAGAAACCCTATCGATAGAGCTATTTCTATTTATAAATATTGGGGTTTTAATAGAAAAATGAATTTTGATGAGTTTTGTAAAAAAATAATTAAGAACCCATCAAATGTATTAAACCGATTTGATCAGTTGATGCACCTAAAACCACAGGTTTCTTTTGTAAAAAATAGTGGAGAATACGAAAAAAAGATTTTTTGGCTATCCTTTGAGAATCTTTATGAGGACCTACTGAATCTTATTTCTAGTCGAAAGATAGATATAAAAATAGAAAATAAAAAAACAAATAAGTCTATTGAAAAAAAAATTGAGATATCTGAGTTCTCAGAAGAAATAATAAAATCAGTCTATGAAGAAGATTTTTTATATTTTGGTTACAAGTGA
- a CDS encoding glycosyltransferase family 4 protein: protein MKILHLCHSDIQGGAARAAYRLNLALLRSIESHMLVNNKSSDDHTVLRPDTLLKRGSAKLREVLDRLPTWYYQNRTPTLFSPAWVPFSDVADHINGINPDIVHLHWVAAGMMRAEDIAKIKAPIVWSLHDMWAFTGGCHYDEACAGYLKQCGNCKVLGSATSYDLSRWVFNRKAKHFAKHTNLTIVGLSRWLADCAQNSSLFKNNTVVNLPNPIDTQTFAPLEKSIARSLLNLPPDKKLILFGAMNAVSDPRKGFRELIGSLTSLEVTNTELVVFGSSRPKEAPNFGLKAHYLGHLHDDLSLRVLYSAADVMVVPSLQENLSNAIMESLACGTPVVAFNTGGNGDMIEHQINGYLAQAFDCEDLALGIEWVLNAPNYSVLSQNAREKVEREFDSRVVAKKYIDLYQSILNKQST, encoded by the coding sequence ATGAAAATTCTTCACTTATGTCATTCTGATATCCAAGGCGGAGCCGCCCGCGCAGCCTATCGTTTGAACCTCGCCTTATTGAGAAGCATAGAAAGCCATATGCTCGTTAATAATAAATCCAGTGATGATCATACGGTTTTGCGACCGGATACATTATTAAAGCGGGGCTCGGCAAAGTTGCGTGAAGTGTTAGATAGACTGCCGACTTGGTATTATCAAAACCGTACCCCAACATTATTTTCACCCGCCTGGGTGCCTTTCTCGGATGTAGCTGATCACATTAATGGGATTAATCCGGATATAGTGCATTTGCATTGGGTAGCGGCGGGCATGATGCGAGCAGAAGATATAGCCAAGATTAAAGCACCGATTGTTTGGAGTCTGCATGATATGTGGGCATTTACGGGAGGCTGTCATTATGATGAAGCATGTGCTGGTTATCTGAAACAATGTGGTAATTGCAAGGTTTTAGGTTCTGCAACTTCTTATGATTTAAGTCGTTGGGTATTTAATAGAAAAGCAAAACATTTTGCTAAGCATACCAATTTGACGATTGTCGGATTAAGCCGGTGGCTTGCTGATTGTGCTCAAAACAGCTCGCTTTTTAAAAACAATACGGTCGTTAATTTGCCGAATCCTATCGATACCCAAACTTTCGCTCCTTTAGAAAAGTCAATCGCTCGATCATTGCTGAATTTACCACCCGATAAAAAATTGATTTTATTCGGCGCTATGAATGCGGTTAGCGATCCCCGGAAAGGGTTTCGTGAATTGATTGGTTCATTAACATCCTTGGAAGTAACCAATACCGAATTAGTCGTGTTTGGCAGTAGCCGGCCTAAGGAAGCGCCTAATTTTGGATTAAAAGCGCATTATTTAGGGCATTTGCATGATGATCTGAGTCTGCGAGTGCTTTATAGCGCTGCCGATGTGATGGTTGTTCCCAGTTTACAGGAAAATTTATCCAATGCGATTATGGAGAGTCTGGCCTGTGGAACGCCTGTAGTTGCATTCAATACAGGGGGCAATGGGGATATGATTGAGCATCAAATAAACGGCTATTTGGCTCAAGCTTTTGATTGTGAAGATCTCGCTCTAGGCATTGAATGGGTATTGAATGCTCCAAATTATTCTGTATTATCTCAAAATGCTCGCGAAAAGGTTGAGCGGGAATTCGATAGCCGGGTAGTAGCCAAAAAGTATATCGATTTGTACCAAAGTATCTTAAATAAACAATCTACATGA
- the gmd gene encoding GDP-mannose 4,6-dehydratase, translating into MTNKKALITGITGQDGSYLAEFLLEKGYEVHGIKRRASLFNTERIDHLYQDPHVEQRNLILHYGDLTDSSNLTRILQEVQPDEVYNLGAQSHVAVSFESPAYTADVDGLGALRLLEAIRFLGLEKKTRFYQASTSELYGLVQETPQKETTPFYPRSPYAVAKLYAYWITINYREAYGLYACNGILFNHESPRRGETFVTRKITRGLCNIALGLEDCLYMGNMDALRDWGHAKDYVRMQWLMLQQQQAEDFVIATGIQYTVRAFIEMAAAELGITLRFEGQGLDEIGIVDQVAGDKAPALQPGDVIVRIDPRYFRPAEVETLLGDPSNAKSKLEWEPEITLVEMIGEMVANDLEQARRHALLKQHGFTMAMSHEG; encoded by the coding sequence ATGACAAATAAAAAAGCCCTCATCACCGGCATCACCGGCCAGGACGGTTCCTATCTGGCTGAATTCCTGCTGGAAAAAGGCTATGAAGTACATGGCATCAAACGCCGGGCTTCGTTGTTCAACACCGAACGTATCGATCATCTTTATCAAGACCCTCATGTTGAACAGCGCAATTTGATTTTGCATTACGGCGATTTGACCGATAGTTCAAATCTGACGAGAATTCTTCAGGAAGTGCAGCCGGATGAAGTGTATAACCTGGGGGCGCAGTCGCATGTCGCGGTCAGTTTCGAGTCGCCGGCATATACCGCGGATGTCGATGGGTTAGGGGCTTTGCGTTTGCTGGAGGCGATTCGTTTCTTGGGTTTGGAGAAGAAAACCCGTTTTTATCAAGCTTCGACATCGGAACTGTATGGCCTTGTGCAGGAGACGCCGCAGAAGGAAACTACGCCTTTTTATCCCCGTTCGCCGTATGCGGTGGCTAAGTTATACGCTTACTGGATCACGATTAATTACCGTGAGGCTTACGGTCTCTATGCCTGTAACGGCATATTATTCAATCACGAGTCACCGCGAAGGGGCGAGACCTTCGTGACCCGTAAGATCACTAGAGGTCTTTGTAATATCGCGTTGGGTTTGGAAGATTGTTTGTATATGGGGAATATGGATGCGCTCAGGGATTGGGGACATGCCAAGGATTATGTTCGGATGCAGTGGCTAATGCTGCAACAGCAGCAGGCGGAGGATTTTGTCATTGCCACTGGAATACAATACACGGTCAGGGCGTTTATTGAGATGGCGGCCGCCGAGCTGGGGATAACCTTGCGTTTTGAGGGTCAAGGTCTGGATGAGATCGGTATCGTCGATCAGGTTGCAGGTGATAAGGCGCCGGCATTACAGCCAGGCGATGTCATTGTGCGGATCGATCCGCGTTATTTTCGTCCTGCGGAAGTGGAGACTTTGCTGGGCGATCCCAGCAATGCCAAGTCGAAGTTGGAATGGGAGCCTGAGATTACCTTGGTTGAGATGATCGGCGAAATGGTCGCCAATGATCTGGAACAGGCCCGGCGTCATGCCTTGCTGAAACAGCATGGTTTTACTATGGCTATGAGTCACGAGGGGTAG
- the fcl gene encoding GDP-L-fucose synthase: MQAKKRVYVAGHNGMVGAALVRQLQQQDNIELVLRSHGELDLTRQDQVEAFFNGQALDEVYLAAAKVGGIHANHVYPAEFIYQNLMIECNVIHAAHRANVQKLLLLGSSCIYPKHAEQPMSEDALLTGALEPTNEPYAIAKIAGIKLCESYNRQYGRDYRSVMPTNLYGPHDNFHPENSHVIPALLRRVHEAKINQVETVTIWGSGQAKREFMFVDDMARACIFVMTLTHEAYGSVTQPMLSHINVGTGSDYSIRTLAMLLCEIIGYSGCLLFDSSKPDGAPRKLLDVSRLNALGWQAQMDLPSGIRETYRWYLEHEERLRRSGR, translated from the coding sequence ATGCAGGCTAAGAAACGGGTGTATGTGGCTGGGCATAACGGCATGGTGGGCGCGGCTCTGGTCAGGCAGTTACAACAGCAGGATAATATTGAGCTGGTGTTGCGCTCACATGGCGAACTCGATCTGACCCGCCAGGATCAGGTCGAAGCGTTTTTTAACGGTCAGGCGCTCGATGAGGTTTACTTGGCGGCGGCCAAGGTTGGCGGCATTCATGCCAATCATGTTTATCCGGCGGAGTTCATTTATCAGAACCTGATGATCGAATGTAATGTCATTCATGCGGCGCATCGTGCCAATGTGCAGAAATTGTTGCTATTAGGTTCGTCCTGCATTTACCCAAAACATGCCGAACAACCGATGAGTGAAGACGCGTTGCTAACTGGTGCCTTAGAGCCAACTAACGAGCCTTATGCCATAGCTAAAATTGCCGGCATAAAGTTATGTGAGAGTTATAACCGTCAATATGGCCGCGATTATCGAAGTGTGATGCCGACCAATTTATATGGACCGCATGATAATTTTCATCCTGAAAATTCTCATGTCATTCCGGCCTTGCTGCGCCGAGTTCATGAAGCCAAAATAAATCAGGTGGAAACTGTGACGATTTGGGGCAGCGGCCAGGCAAAACGTGAGTTTATGTTTGTCGATGATATGGCGCGAGCTTGCATTTTTGTCATGACCTTAACCCATGAGGCCTATGGTTCAGTCACTCAGCCGATGCTTTCACATATCAATGTCGGCACCGGCAGTGATTATAGTATACGTACTTTGGCTATGTTATTGTGCGAGATTATTGGGTATTCGGGATGTTTGCTGTTTGATTCATCAAAGCCGGACGGTGCGCCGCGAAAACTATTGGATGTTTCCCGCTTAAATGCGTTGGGGTGGCAAGCACAAATGGATTTGCCTTCCGGCATTAGGGAAACGTATCGGTGGTATTTGGAGCATGAAGAGCGATTGAGACGATCGGGGCGATAG
- a CDS encoding glycosyltransferase family 2 protein, protein MNALHIIITDFNGYAQTRICLEALRKSRYREFNILVVDHGTTNETRDKLAVEFPEVIRLTGSADRWWAGATNLGIRYALDRGAEAVILLNNDCYVTSDTLGTLVKLANDNPDSIIASIQRDWQSGRPISISSRTFLLLGFPSLSGPRELTPAMENSELLAVKLIVGGRGVIIPSSVFTKIGLFDEKRLPHYGADHDFYLQASKRHIPLYSAPRAFVEIDNTRTSLANNPGALNFSGFLQSLHSIRSHRNLRDVTTLFKAHYPIPYLYPLGVTLYTVRYLLVYLLKRALFLSSRS, encoded by the coding sequence ATGAACGCTCTCCATATCATCATCACCGACTTCAACGGCTATGCTCAGACTCGGATCTGCCTGGAAGCATTGCGCAAGAGCCGTTACCGAGAATTCAACATTCTGGTAGTGGATCACGGCACCACCAATGAAACCCGTGACAAGCTAGCTGTAGAGTTCCCGGAGGTCATACGTTTGACCGGCTCAGCTGACCGCTGGTGGGCGGGCGCAACGAATCTGGGCATCCGTTACGCTCTGGATCGTGGCGCAGAGGCAGTCATACTTCTTAACAACGACTGCTATGTGACATCAGATACTTTAGGCACCCTGGTCAAGCTGGCAAATGACAATCCCGATAGCATAATCGCTTCTATCCAGCGTGATTGGCAGAGCGGCCGACCAATTTCAATCAGTTCCCGCACTTTTTTGCTGTTAGGGTTTCCAAGCCTGTCCGGCCCACGAGAGCTGACGCCCGCCATGGAAAACAGTGAATTACTAGCGGTGAAACTCATTGTCGGTGGTCGTGGAGTGATTATTCCATCGTCGGTATTTACAAAGATTGGACTGTTCGATGAGAAGCGATTGCCTCATTATGGGGCCGATCATGATTTCTATTTACAAGCCAGCAAGCGACATATACCGCTATATAGCGCTCCCCGCGCCTTCGTGGAAATAGACAACACTCGCACCTCGCTGGCGAATAATCCTGGCGCGCTAAATTTCAGTGGTTTTTTACAATCCCTGCACAGCATCCGCTCGCACCGGAACTTACGCGATGTCACCACATTATTCAAAGCGCATTACCCGATCCCATATCTTTATCCTTTGGGAGTGACGCTATATACCGTCCGCTATTTGTTAGTCTATCTGCTTAAACGTGCGCTATTTTTGTCGTCTAGAAGCTAA
- a CDS encoding glycosyltransferase, with protein MKQPKTTPMNVYCLCKRYYTNKDLINDQFGRLFQLPLQLAQHGNQVTVDAIDYRNKFKTTLNASNVFFSTIPSTFTQLPKLIPRLYSGMRRAKPEIIIGSGDSHIGFLGLQMARRLNVPFVFDVYDYYPVFKGNRIPSMRAMFRSAVKNADLVICPSLSLQKILSQANPNTLLIENGVDRTLFAPGDMQQARTTLGLANDEKSALIGYFGSITPTRGPLLIEACRKLKQTMPRLRLVLAGRVTGTSIDEPWIDYLGELPQQSIPTLIQACDVVSVPYQDDTFNQMSGACKIAEYLACEKPVVATRVSGHEQIFKGTASSLCEPDPVDMARAIRSQLTDPQIASFPESLAWESIGRILHDSLIKLAP; from the coding sequence TTGAAACAGCCTAAGACTACGCCGATGAACGTGTACTGCCTTTGTAAACGCTATTACACCAATAAAGACTTAATTAACGACCAGTTCGGCCGCCTGTTCCAGCTTCCCTTACAGCTAGCACAACATGGCAATCAAGTAACCGTTGATGCCATTGACTATAGAAATAAATTCAAGACAACACTCAACGCATCAAATGTTTTCTTTTCGACAATACCTTCGACATTCACTCAATTGCCGAAACTGATTCCACGCCTATACAGCGGCATGCGTCGTGCTAAACCTGAGATTATAATCGGTAGCGGTGATAGCCATATTGGCTTTTTAGGACTACAAATGGCAAGACGACTTAATGTACCTTTTGTGTTTGATGTTTATGACTATTATCCTGTCTTCAAAGGTAATCGCATCCCCAGCATGAGGGCGATGTTTCGTTCCGCCGTAAAAAACGCAGATCTTGTGATTTGTCCTAGCCTCTCATTACAAAAAATATTAAGCCAAGCAAATCCAAACACCCTACTGATAGAAAATGGTGTCGATAGAACGTTATTTGCGCCCGGCGATATGCAGCAAGCCAGAACAACATTGGGTCTTGCTAACGATGAAAAATCGGCACTAATAGGTTATTTTGGCTCAATCACACCTACCAGAGGCCCTTTGCTTATTGAAGCCTGCCGCAAGCTAAAACAGACCATGCCACGGTTGCGTCTGGTATTGGCTGGCAGAGTCACTGGAACGAGTATTGATGAACCTTGGATCGACTATCTAGGGGAACTGCCGCAGCAATCGATTCCGACTCTGATTCAAGCATGTGATGTGGTCAGTGTGCCGTATCAAGATGATACCTTCAACCAAATGTCCGGCGCCTGCAAAATTGCAGAATACCTGGCCTGCGAAAAACCCGTAGTAGCAACGCGAGTGTCCGGTCATGAGCAAATATTCAAGGGGACTGCCAGTTCGCTCTGTGAACCCGATCCTGTTGATATGGCCCGCGCAATCCGCTCTCAATTAACTGACCCGCAAATTGCGTCATTTCCTGAAAGCCTGGCCTGGGAATCAATCGGTCGGATATTGCATGACTCATTAATCAAACTCGCCCCATGA
- a CDS encoding class I SAM-dependent methyltransferase → MHINDDEKNKLKDIKKFYESVYYKNTIADTHISKHNKNLVNKLNISEGQKILDVGCGNGSFLYAASQNNAIPTGIDLSTKAIEACKSIMPQGDFHAIPAESLPFEIDFITCLGSLEHFVNKKQAIEEMVRVAKSNAKFLILVPNADFLTRRLGLFKGTHQVEAKEEVLPLAQWRNLFESAGLEVTAKWKDLHVLSWSWILKDKWYKTPIRAIQAFALTVWPLHWQYQIYFLCHKK, encoded by the coding sequence ATGCATATTAATGATGATGAAAAGAATAAGCTTAAAGATATTAAAAAGTTCTACGAGTCGGTCTACTATAAAAATACAATAGCAGATACCCATATTTCAAAACATAATAAAAATCTGGTCAATAAACTTAATATTTCAGAAGGCCAAAAAATCCTTGATGTTGGATGCGGCAACGGAAGTTTTCTATACGCAGCAAGCCAAAACAATGCAATACCAACGGGAATCGATTTATCCACAAAAGCCATTGAAGCTTGCAAATCTATCATGCCTCAAGGTGATTTTCATGCCATTCCAGCCGAATCATTGCCTTTCGAAATCGATTTTATCACCTGCCTTGGTTCACTCGAACATTTTGTCAACAAAAAACAGGCGATTGAAGAAATGGTAAGAGTCGCCAAAAGTAACGCAAAATTTTTAATACTTGTGCCAAATGCCGACTTCCTGACTCGTCGCCTAGGCTTGTTCAAAGGCACTCATCAAGTCGAAGCCAAAGAAGAGGTTTTGCCGCTAGCCCAGTGGAGAAATTTATTCGAATCAGCAGGTCTGGAAGTCACAGCTAAATGGAAAGATTTACACGTTTTGTCATGGTCTTGGATTTTAAAAGACAAATGGTATAAAACGCCTATCAGGGCGATCCAGGCGTTCGCCTTAACAGTTTGGCCGCTTCATTGGCAATACCAAATTTATTTTCTCTGCCATAAAAAATAA
- a CDS encoding glycosyltransferase family 4 protein has protein sequence MKLLFISRAYPPIVGGLENHNHELHKALQQKIYTDSIINKKGKKALPYFMPLCALKSLFVSSNYDAIILGDGVLAPIGWLIKLFKPNTLVICIIHGLDITYKNPIYQYFWVKAFLPKIDKIITVSQATASAAIERQIDKTKLAVIPNGITQQSNATQRNRQQLEDLLQTSCQEKTILLTVGRLVKRKGVHWFINQVMPYLSDKFIYIIAGDGPDRAAINKAIIEKQLTNRVFNLGFIDNGVKNMIYANADLFIQPNIKVDGDMEGFGIAVLEANLNGLAVVGSELEGLKDSITNDQNGWLIEAENPTAFIQKIEDVSKSDLELKNAGMNAKAFSLENFCWNKLADRYIKTIDELKVDENAY, from the coding sequence ATGAAGTTACTTTTTATATCAAGGGCTTATCCGCCCATTGTTGGAGGATTGGAAAACCATAACCATGAACTCCATAAAGCCTTACAACAAAAAATTTATACGGATAGCATCATAAACAAAAAAGGAAAGAAGGCGCTTCCTTATTTCATGCCCCTTTGCGCCCTAAAATCGCTATTCGTATCCTCAAACTATGACGCAATAATACTAGGTGATGGCGTTCTCGCTCCTATAGGCTGGTTAATTAAGTTATTTAAACCCAATACGCTCGTAATTTGCATCATTCATGGACTCGACATCACCTATAAAAACCCTATTTATCAATACTTCTGGGTTAAGGCGTTTCTTCCAAAAATCGATAAAATTATTACCGTTAGTCAGGCGACCGCTAGCGCCGCAATTGAACGACAAATTGACAAAACAAAACTAGCGGTCATCCCAAATGGAATAACGCAGCAAAGCAACGCCACTCAGCGCAACCGCCAACAACTTGAAGATTTATTACAAACTTCCTGCCAAGAAAAAACCATTCTATTAACAGTCGGTAGACTGGTTAAAAGAAAAGGCGTTCATTGGTTTATTAATCAGGTAATGCCGTATTTAAGCGATAAATTTATTTATATTATTGCTGGGGATGGACCGGATAGAGCTGCTATTAATAAAGCAATCATTGAAAAACAGCTAACAAATCGAGTCTTCAACCTCGGCTTTATCGATAATGGTGTAAAAAATATGATTTATGCAAATGCCGATCTTTTTATACAACCTAACATTAAGGTTGACGGCGATATGGAAGGATTTGGAATAGCCGTCTTGGAGGCAAATCTTAATGGCTTGGCTGTCGTCGGATCAGAGCTTGAAGGACTTAAAGACTCCATCACTAATGACCAAAATGGCTGGTTAATAGAAGCGGAAAACCCCACAGCTTTTATTCAAAAAATTGAAGACGTCAGTAAATCAGATTTAGAATTAAAAAACGCGGGTATGAATGCTAAAGCATTCAGCTTAGAAAACTTTTGCTGGAATAAGTTGGCCGATCGATATATCAAAACCATTGATGAACTTAAAGTAGATGAAAATGCATATTAA
- a CDS encoding glycosyltransferase family 2 protein — translation MKPSISIVLPAKNEALNIEPVINKLKKEVFSDLRQIEILVIDDGSTDDTRILAEQAGARVISHPYSQGNGASIKTGARNAKGEILVFMDADGQHDPAEIPTLLQKLDEGYDMVVGARKPSTHASLFRRFANAFYNRLASVMTGHKIEDLTSGFRATRAEKFRKFLYLLPNGFSYPTTSTMAFFRSGFPVAYIPIHAGKREGKSHIRIIKDGMRFFIIILRIGALFSPMRLFLPLSLGVFMTGAIYYAYTFFTISRFTNMSAVLFLSSLFIFLFGIISEQISSLHYKDFERSPWKD, via the coding sequence ATGAAACCAAGCATCAGCATCGTCCTGCCAGCAAAGAATGAAGCATTAAATATAGAGCCGGTCATCAACAAATTAAAAAAAGAAGTCTTTTCCGATCTCAGGCAAATTGAAATATTAGTCATCGATGATGGATCAACAGACGATACGCGCATATTGGCGGAGCAAGCTGGAGCGCGAGTGATCAGCCATCCCTATTCACAAGGCAATGGCGCCAGCATCAAAACCGGCGCCCGCAATGCCAAAGGAGAGATTCTGGTATTCATGGATGCCGACGGCCAACACGATCCGGCCGAAATTCCTACGCTGCTGCAAAAACTGGATGAAGGATATGACATGGTAGTCGGCGCTCGTAAACCCAGCACCCATGCCAGTCTATTCAGACGTTTCGCCAATGCCTTCTATAACCGGCTAGCTTCGGTCATGACTGGACACAAGATTGAAGATCTGACCTCCGGTTTTCGCGCAACAAGAGCGGAAAAATTCCGTAAATTCCTTTATCTGCTCCCTAACGGATTTTCTTATCCGACCACTAGCACGATGGCTTTTTTCCGTTCCGGCTTTCCGGTCGCCTATATCCCGATTCATGCCGGGAAACGCGAGGGAAAAAGTCATATAAGAATAATAAAAGACGGTATGCGTTTTTTTATTATTATTTTGCGCATAGGCGCTTTATTTTCACCGATGCGATTATTTCTCCCACTTAGTCTCGGTGTTTTCATGACCGGTGCTATCTACTATGCCTATACGTTTTTCACTATCAGTCGCTTTACTAATATGAGTGCGGTACTTTTTCTTTCGTCCTTATTTATCTTCTTATTCGGCATCATTTCTGAACAAATCTCGAGCCTTCATTACAAAGATTTTGAGCGTAGTCCTTGGAAAGATTGA